Proteins encoded by one window of Swingsia samuiensis:
- a CDS encoding protein-export chaperone SecB, whose translation MNDHAHADTVKGAHHKAATEKQKSALEIGSQYLRTLSIDIPNTPDVFRHLPSKPSVGLVVDVNARQLADGQPNFEVSLVIRAQGLEQPEKNGTTPRVLYEAHIAYAGLFSVAGVSSPAEVEPLLLAKAPEYLFPSARIILLNTVREAGFPVMNIQPIDFHNLWLSRKK comes from the coding sequence ATGAACGATCATGCTCACGCCGATACCGTTAAAGGTGCTCATCATAAAGCAGCTACCGAAAAGCAGAAATCAGCGTTGGAAATTGGATCACAGTATCTTCGTACCCTTTCAATAGATATTCCGAACACGCCTGACGTTTTTCGTCACTTGCCTTCTAAACCTTCCGTTGGATTAGTTGTGGATGTTAATGCGCGTCAGTTAGCAGACGGGCAGCCAAACTTTGAAGTCAGTTTGGTTATCCGAGCACAAGGGTTAGAGCAGCCAGAAAAAAACGGTACGACACCACGTGTATTGTATGAGGCACATATTGCATATGCAGGTCTTTTTTCTGTTGCAGGGGTGAGTTCTCCTGCCGAGGTAGAGCCTTTATTGCTTGCAAAAGCGCCGGAGTATTTATTCCCATCAGCACGTATTATTCTTTTAAATACGGTTCGTGAAGCGGGTTTCCCTGTTATGAATATTCAACCGATTGATTTCCATAATCTCTGGTTATCGAGAAAAAAATAA
- a CDS encoding phosphoribosylanthranilate isomerase, whose amino-acid sequence MTNIKICGINDIPTMELCHALNVNWTGFIFHPSSPRFVSPEQAAILHASIPDMSKNGPARVGLFVEPSDEILEKTLGTVPLNILQIYASFNRALEIKKRFKLPVWHARGISSSEDLPVSKDINGYVIEAPKQSGDTRPGGLGRTFDWSLISHWNAPSFWMLAGGLTPNNVQDAIKTCTPPAVDVSSGVEDRPGHKSPILIKDFVKKVRERA is encoded by the coding sequence ATGACTAATATAAAAATTTGTGGGATTAATGACATCCCAACAATGGAATTATGCCATGCCTTAAACGTCAATTGGACCGGCTTTATTTTTCATCCTTCATCACCCCGCTTTGTTTCTCCTGAACAAGCCGCGATATTGCACGCCAGTATCCCTGATATGAGCAAAAATGGCCCTGCTCGTGTAGGACTTTTTGTTGAACCATCGGACGAGATACTTGAGAAAACGTTAGGAACAGTCCCCCTCAATATTCTGCAAATCTACGCCAGTTTTAATCGTGCATTAGAAATAAAAAAACGTTTCAAATTACCTGTCTGGCATGCTCGCGGCATTTCTTCTTCCGAAGACTTACCCGTTTCAAAAGATATCAACGGGTACGTCATAGAAGCACCCAAACAATCTGGCGATACTCGCCCAGGCGGCTTAGGCAGAACCTTTGACTGGTCTCTCATCAGTCATTGGAATGCCCCCTCTTTTTGGATGCTCGCAGGCGGCCTCACTCCCAACAATGTGCAAGACGCCATCAAAACATGCACCCCGCCTGCCGTAGACGTTTCTTCTGGTGTAGAAGATCGGCCAGGACACAAAAGCCCTATTTTAATTAAAGATTTTGTGAAAAAAGTTCGTGAAAGAGCTTGA
- a CDS encoding lipopolysaccharide assembly protein LapA domain-containing protein, with amino-acid sequence MLRLLIIVIILAILIVFALSNTDLEPVWLISFGWHISVGTLVLGTSVACLVFGYLTGWIGALRQRSRARRAEGQVRTLESQIVELHQRLDRLQTQTQDPATISPSPEIRS; translated from the coding sequence ATGCTTAGACTGCTTATTATTGTTATTATCTTAGCTATTCTCATTGTCTTTGCCTTAAGCAATACAGATCTTGAGCCTGTTTGGCTTATTTCCTTTGGATGGCATATTTCCGTTGGCACTCTCGTTTTAGGGACAAGTGTGGCATGCCTTGTTTTCGGTTATCTTACAGGATGGATTGGCGCCTTACGTCAAAGATCCCGCGCACGTCGTGCTGAAGGGCAAGTTCGTACACTTGAGAGCCAAATTGTTGAACTTCATCAACGCCTTGATCGTCTGCAGACACAAACGCAAGATCCTGCTACGATCTCCCCTTCACCTGAAATCAGGAGCTAA
- the pyrF gene encoding orotidine-5'-phosphate decarboxylase produces the protein MSRHTRLIAAIDTKDITQAKQWVKDFGKTVDAIKLGFEFTYSCGLEAVKEVSAGHKLFLDLKLHDIPNTVASGLSALTKSLSPALTTIHASGGAEMIHRAREALEENFPSPDTRPKLLAVTVLTSMDQTGLNQIGVTGTPHDQVIRLGKLAIDSGADGLVCSAHELVALRDNLGDKPILVVPGIRPQGSEANDQKRIMTPRQASNAGADWIVVGRPITQAKNPAATAQAIQDELS, from the coding sequence ATGTCCAGACACACACGCCTTATTGCTGCGATTGATACCAAAGATATTACTCAAGCTAAACAATGGGTTAAGGACTTTGGTAAAACCGTAGATGCCATTAAGCTCGGCTTCGAATTCACATATTCTTGTGGGCTAGAAGCGGTTAAAGAGGTTTCTGCTGGACATAAACTTTTTCTAGACCTGAAGTTACATGATATTCCAAATACAGTCGCTTCAGGTCTATCCGCTCTAACTAAATCGCTCTCTCCTGCTTTAACGACTATTCATGCAAGTGGCGGCGCTGAAATGATCCACCGCGCACGTGAAGCATTAGAAGAAAATTTCCCGTCCCCTGATACGCGCCCTAAACTTTTAGCTGTTACAGTCCTAACAAGTATGGATCAAACAGGTCTAAATCAAATAGGCGTAACAGGCACACCTCATGATCAAGTAATAAGATTAGGAAAACTCGCGATTGATTCTGGAGCAGATGGTTTAGTATGCTCTGCTCATGAGCTAGTCGCGTTACGTGACAATCTAGGCGATAAGCCCATACTTGTCGTTCCTGGCATTCGTCCGCAAGGAAGTGAAGCTAACGACCAAAAACGCATTATGACTCCGCGACAAGCATCTAATGCAGGGGCCGATTGGATTGTTGTTGGGCGCCCTATCACACAAGCAAAAAATCCCGCAGCCACAGCGCAAGCCATTCAAGATGAATTATCCTAG